One window of Gemmatimonadaceae bacterium genomic DNA carries:
- the acnA gene encoding aconitate hydratase AcnA: protein MSHPNSFGARASLDVGGTAYSIFRLDALAGLPGAHVDRLPVSLRVLLENLLRCEDDAFVKKADIDALAAWDVTVARETDISFMPARVLLQDFTGVPCVVDLAAMRDALKTLGGDPNRINPLQPVDLVIDHSVQVDEFGTADAFFQNVALEFERNTERYQFLRWGQTALKNFRAVPPGTGICHQVNLEYLGQTVFSRTDDDGSTHAYFDSLVGTDSHTTMINGLGVFGWGVGGIEAEAAMLGQPLSMLIPDVIGFKLTGKLPVGATATDLVLTVTEMLRKKKVVSKFVEFYGAGLSNLSLADRATIANMAPEYGATMGFFPVDAETLNYLRLSGRSEQQIALVEAYSKAQGTFRTDETPDPIFTDTISLDMTTVVPSMAGPRRPQDRIPLSESKANYRSNLADTLKTLGAQGAPAPVTTATAVMENEGGPVEEVHTGVTCHFRGESFQLKHGAVVIAAITSCTNTSNPSVMLAAGMLARAAVKAGLRTQPWVKTSLAPGSKVVTEYFAKSGVDVYLDKLGFQTVGYGCTTCIGNSGPLPEEISSAIDSGKLVVTAVLSGNRNFEGRVNPQTRFNYLASPPLVVAYALAGRMDIDFATEAIGIGDRGPVYLKDIWPSLPEVEAEVLRSVKREQFEKEYAAVFEGDQQWRDLPTPTGETYTWDANSTYVALPPYFAGMTMTPPGITPITGARVLGMFGDSITTDHISPAGNIAASSPAGVYLQGRGVAKKDFNSYGARRGHHEVMMRGTFANIRLKNELVGGKEGWWTATAPGATPETIFDVAMRLQGEGVPMVIIAGKEYGTGSSRDWAAKGTRLLGIRGVIAESFERIHRSNLVGMGVLPMEFVNGESRQTLGLTGFESISIAGVDDTLQPRATLTATATATDGSVKTFTVRARIDTPEELQYFRNGGILPYVLRNLARGAK from the coding sequence ATGTCCCATCCGAACTCCTTCGGTGCCCGCGCGTCGCTCGACGTCGGCGGCACCGCCTACTCCATCTTCCGCCTCGACGCCCTCGCCGGCCTCCCGGGCGCCCATGTGGACCGCCTGCCGGTCTCGCTGCGCGTGCTGCTCGAGAACCTGCTCCGCTGCGAGGACGACGCCTTCGTCAAGAAGGCCGACATCGATGCGCTCGCGGCCTGGGATGTGACCGTCGCCCGGGAGACGGACATCAGCTTCATGCCCGCGCGTGTGCTGCTGCAGGACTTCACCGGCGTCCCCTGCGTGGTGGACCTGGCCGCCATGCGCGACGCACTCAAGACCCTCGGCGGCGACCCCAATCGCATCAACCCGCTCCAGCCGGTCGACCTCGTCATCGACCACTCGGTGCAGGTGGACGAGTTCGGCACCGCCGACGCCTTCTTCCAGAACGTGGCCCTCGAGTTCGAGCGCAACACGGAACGCTACCAGTTCCTGCGCTGGGGCCAGACGGCCCTCAAGAACTTCCGCGCCGTGCCGCCGGGCACCGGCATCTGCCACCAGGTGAACCTCGAATACCTCGGCCAGACCGTCTTCTCGCGCACCGATGACGACGGCTCGACGCACGCGTACTTCGACTCGCTCGTCGGCACCGACAGCCACACCACCATGATCAACGGCCTCGGCGTGTTCGGCTGGGGCGTGGGGGGCATCGAGGCCGAGGCCGCGATGCTGGGCCAGCCGCTGTCGATGCTGATCCCGGACGTGATCGGCTTCAAGCTCACCGGCAAGCTCCCCGTCGGCGCCACCGCCACCGACCTGGTGCTCACGGTGACCGAGATGCTGCGCAAGAAGAAGGTGGTCAGCAAGTTCGTGGAGTTCTACGGCGCGGGCCTGAGCAACCTGTCGCTCGCCGACCGCGCCACCATCGCGAACATGGCCCCGGAGTATGGTGCCACCATGGGCTTCTTCCCGGTCGACGCGGAGACGCTCAACTACCTGCGCCTCAGCGGCCGCAGCGAACAGCAGATCGCCCTGGTGGAGGCGTACTCGAAGGCGCAGGGCACCTTCCGCACCGACGAGACGCCCGACCCGATCTTCACCGACACGATCAGCCTCGACATGACCACCGTCGTGCCGAGCATGGCCGGCCCGCGCCGCCCGCAGGACCGCATCCCGCTCAGCGAGTCGAAGGCGAACTACCGCAGCAACCTCGCCGACACGCTCAAGACGCTCGGCGCGCAGGGCGCGCCGGCGCCGGTCACGACGGCCACCGCCGTGATGGAGAACGAGGGCGGGCCGGTGGAGGAGGTGCACACCGGCGTCACCTGCCACTTCCGCGGCGAGTCGTTCCAGCTCAAGCACGGCGCCGTCGTGATCGCGGCGATCACGAGCTGCACCAACACCAGCAACCCGAGCGTGATGCTCGCCGCCGGCATGCTCGCGCGCGCCGCCGTGAAGGCCGGCCTGCGCACGCAGCCGTGGGTGAAGACCTCCCTCGCCCCGGGCTCGAAGGTGGTCACGGAGTACTTCGCGAAGAGCGGCGTCGACGTGTACCTGGACAAGCTCGGCTTCCAGACGGTGGGCTACGGCTGCACGACCTGCATCGGCAACAGCGGCCCGCTGCCGGAGGAGATCAGCAGCGCCATCGACAGCGGCAAGCTGGTGGTGACGGCAGTGCTGAGCGGCAACCGCAACTTCGAGGGGCGCGTGAACCCGCAGACGCGCTTCAATTACCTCGCGTCGCCGCCACTGGTGGTGGCCTATGCGCTCGCGGGCCGCATGGACATCGACTTCGCCACCGAGGCCATCGGCATCGGCGACCGCGGCCCGGTGTACCTGAAGGACATCTGGCCGTCGCTTCCCGAGGTGGAGGCCGAGGTGCTGCGCAGCGTCAAGCGCGAGCAGTTCGAGAAGGAGTATGCGGCGGTGTTCGAGGGCGACCAGCAGTGGCGTGACCTGCCGACGCCCACCGGCGAGACGTACACCTGGGACGCGAACAGCACCTACGTCGCCCTGCCGCCGTACTTCGCCGGCATGACGATGACCCCGCCCGGCATCACGCCGATCACCGGCGCGCGCGTGCTCGGCATGTTCGGTGACAGCATCACCACCGACCACATCTCGCCGGCCGGCAACATCGCGGCTTCGTCACCGGCCGGTGTGTACCTGCAGGGGCGTGGCGTGGCGAAGAAGGACTTCAACTCGTACGGCGCCCGCCGCGGCCACCACGAGGTGATGATGCGCGGCACGTTCGCGAACATCCGCCTGAAGAACGAGCTGGTGGGGGGCAAGGAAGGCTGGTGGACGGCCACCGCGCCTGGCGCGACGCCCGAGACGATCTTCGACGTCGCGATGCGCCTGCAGGGCGAGGGCGTGCCGATGGTCATCATTGCCGGCAAGGAGTACGGCACGGGATCGAGCCGCGACTGGGCCGCGAAGGGAACCCGCCTGCTCGGCATCCGCGGGGTGATCGCCGAGAGCTTCGAGCGGATCCACCGCAGCAACCTGGTGGGCATGGGTGTGCTGCCGATGGAGTTCGTGAACGGCGAGTCCCGCCAGACGCTGGGGCTCACCGGCTTCGAGTCGATCTCGATCGCCGGTGTCGACGACACGCTTCAGCCGCGGGCGACGCTGACCGCGACCGCCACGGCAACCGACGGCAGCGTGAAGACGTTCACCGTCCGGGCCCGCATCGACACCCCCGAGGAGCTCCAGTACTTCCGCAACGGCGGCATCCTGCCGTACGTGCTGCGGAACCTGGCCCGCGGGGCGAAGTAG
- a CDS encoding redoxin domain-containing protein: protein MLRLRRSLSALAVAGLLVAPNTLRAQAAAAATPAGPEVGQDAPGFTIPVVGKDGAVRPLTLSSLRGKTVVLAFFPRVRTQGCTVQMTAYRDKWAELFHNGENVTVIGISTDASADQQAWAREANFPMLFGSDVGGQVGAAYGAFMPANNIDNRYLYVIGPDGKIAYTAKPFRQMVETAYTDLGAAVTKARGGHGH, encoded by the coding sequence ATGCTGAGACTCCGCCGCTCCCTGTCGGCCCTGGCCGTTGCCGGCCTCCTCGTAGCACCGAACACGCTGCGCGCCCAGGCCGCGGCCGCCGCAACACCGGCCGGTCCGGAGGTGGGCCAGGACGCCCCGGGGTTCACCATCCCCGTCGTCGGCAAGGACGGCGCGGTGCGGCCGCTCACGCTGTCGTCGCTGCGTGGCAAGACCGTCGTGCTGGCCTTCTTCCCGCGTGTACGCACCCAGGGCTGCACGGTGCAGATGACCGCCTACCGCGACAAGTGGGCGGAGCTCTTCCACAATGGCGAGAACGTGACGGTGATCGGCATCAGCACCGACGCCAGCGCCGACCAGCAGGCGTGGGCCCGCGAGGCCAACTTCCCGATGCTCTTCGGCAGCGACGTGGGTGGCCAGGTCGGTGCGGCGTACGGCGCCTTCATGCCGGCGAACAACATCGACAATCGCTACCTCTACGTCATCGGCCCGGACGGCAAGATCGCCTACACCGCGAAGCCGTTCCGGCAGATGGTCGAGACCGCCTACACCGACCTCGGCGCTGCAGTCACGAAGGCGCGCGGCGGGCACGGGCACTGA
- a CDS encoding DUF4147 domain-containing protein, with protein sequence MTHTADRTLLEKLFREALQQLEPAGGVKDAMDGAGLGGAPLHLIATGKASRAMSHAALAWCAAHAVPVAGGVCVTHDDPHEPDGVLRVVTGDHPVPGEYSRAAADAIGRHIEFDVQAGDDVLVLLSGGTSSLIGAPRAGIAPATYVACCTALLGAGIDIRAINVVRRRLSRWGGGRLAQALHDAGARTTVLVISDVPGDDVASIGGGPCVAESAPCSEAHACVEHAALDAAERRQLHEAIDATHVTHATFAPVPHLVLASNRIACGAVVTASISRGMDATFRSEPLAGDAHDVGTFVARAALAQAAAPDRRGATVLCWGGEPTMRVPPRAPAGGRMQALALAAAQVLHDAGEAARGITLLCAGTDGRDGATDAAGAVVTSATWRGILAQGLDPAQALAARESHTVLRAVGALVPAMTTGTNLNDVVIALVQPPR encoded by the coding sequence ATGACGCACACGGCTGACCGGACGCTCCTCGAGAAGTTGTTTCGGGAGGCGCTGCAGCAGCTGGAGCCCGCCGGCGGGGTGAAGGACGCCATGGACGGAGCCGGGCTCGGTGGGGCGCCGCTGCACCTGATCGCCACCGGCAAGGCGTCCCGCGCGATGTCGCACGCAGCGCTGGCGTGGTGTGCGGCGCACGCGGTGCCTGTCGCCGGGGGCGTCTGCGTGACCCACGACGATCCCCACGAGCCGGATGGCGTGCTGCGTGTCGTGACCGGTGACCATCCCGTGCCGGGTGAGTATTCGCGCGCAGCCGCGGACGCGATCGGCCGCCACATCGAGTTCGACGTGCAGGCTGGCGACGACGTGCTGGTGTTGCTGTCCGGCGGCACGTCGTCGCTGATCGGGGCGCCGCGTGCGGGCATCGCGCCAGCGACCTACGTCGCGTGCTGCACTGCGCTGCTGGGGGCGGGCATCGACATCCGCGCCATCAACGTGGTGCGCCGTCGCCTGTCGCGCTGGGGTGGCGGTCGCCTGGCGCAGGCGCTGCACGACGCCGGCGCACGCACCACCGTGCTCGTCATCTCCGATGTGCCTGGCGATGATGTGGCATCGATCGGCGGCGGCCCGTGCGTGGCCGAGTCCGCACCCTGCTCCGAGGCACACGCCTGCGTGGAGCACGCGGCGCTGGATGCCGCCGAGCGACGCCAGCTGCACGAGGCGATCGACGCCACCCACGTGACGCACGCCACCTTCGCACCGGTGCCGCACCTGGTGCTCGCCAGCAACCGCATTGCGTGCGGGGCGGTGGTCACGGCGTCGATCAGTCGCGGGATGGACGCGACGTTCCGCAGCGAACCGCTGGCCGGTGACGCGCACGATGTCGGCACCTTCGTGGCACGCGCCGCGCTGGCGCAGGCCGCGGCGCCGGACCGGCGCGGGGCGACGGTGCTGTGCTGGGGTGGTGAACCCACGATGCGCGTGCCGCCGCGCGCGCCGGCCGGCGGGCGGATGCAGGCGCTGGCGCTCGCCGCGGCGCAGGTGCTGCACGACGCCGGTGAGGCAGCCCGCGGCATCACCCTGCTCTGTGCCGGCACCGACGGCCGCGACGGCGCCACCGACGCCGCCGGTGCGGTGGTCACCAGCGCGACGTGGCGCGGGATCCTGGCACAGGGCCTCGATCCCGCGCAGGCGCTCGCCGCGCGCGAGAGCCACACCGTGCTGCGCGCGGTGGGTGCGTTGGTGCCGGCGATGACGACGGGGACCAACCTGAACGACGTCGTGATCGCGCTGGTGCAGCCGCCCCGCTAG
- a CDS encoding tetratricopeptide repeat protein translates to MTGPFPDPVLQSARAAAADGAWGDVRAVLEGDPDGTQRDGTRAVLLADACLWTGDPQAASRWLATAIPLLSRAGDRPAVRRSINMQGAAAFALGSLETAADRFDQALGMALTDDDTLLTARATNNLGLIQALRGNAEQAIAAYQRAIMTYQRLGNARGLAESWHNLAISCRTRGELDAAEDAERRAIEYANEAGNPRLAAMAQVGRAEISLRRGDHAWARATASRAAAVFAGVPDYLLQADALRVRADACDRMGLTGEADEAIAGAHALALAHEHRLQEAQALQTHAQMMLRRRDSAEARRIGSEARALFSRIGSVAAAEEMAEFLAALAR, encoded by the coding sequence ATGACCGGTCCGTTCCCCGATCCCGTGCTGCAATCCGCACGCGCCGCCGCCGCCGACGGCGCGTGGGGCGACGTGCGTGCGGTGCTGGAAGGGGATCCGGACGGGACGCAACGGGACGGGACGCGAGCCGTGCTGCTCGCCGATGCGTGCCTGTGGACCGGTGATCCGCAGGCCGCGTCGCGCTGGCTCGCGACGGCGATCCCGCTCCTCTCACGCGCTGGCGACCGGCCGGCCGTGCGTCGCTCCATCAACATGCAGGGCGCCGCCGCGTTCGCACTCGGTTCGCTGGAGACCGCTGCGGATCGCTTCGACCAGGCGCTGGGCATGGCGCTGACGGACGATGATACCCTGCTCACTGCACGGGCGACCAACAACCTGGGTCTGATCCAGGCGTTGCGCGGCAATGCGGAGCAGGCCATCGCGGCGTACCAGCGCGCCATCATGACCTACCAGCGGCTCGGCAATGCGCGTGGCCTGGCCGAGAGCTGGCACAACCTCGCGATCTCCTGCCGGACCCGCGGCGAGCTCGATGCCGCAGAGGATGCGGAACGCCGTGCCATCGAGTATGCGAACGAGGCGGGCAACCCGCGGCTGGCCGCGATGGCGCAGGTCGGCCGTGCCGAGATCTCGCTGCGGCGCGGGGACCATGCCTGGGCCCGCGCGACGGCGTCGCGCGCGGCGGCGGTGTTCGCGGGCGTCCCCGACTACCTCCTGCAGGCGGATGCGTTGCGGGTGCGGGCCGATGCCTGCGACCGGATGGGCCTGACCGGCGAGGCGGATGAGGCGATCGCTGGTGCCCACGCACTCGCCCTCGCGCATGAGCACCGGCTCCAGGAGGCGCAGGCGCTGCAGACGCATGCGCAGATGATGCTCCGGCGCCGTGACAGCGCCGAGGCGCGGCGCATCGGGAGCGAGGCGCGTGCGCTCTTCAGCCGCATCGGCAGCGTCGCGGCCGCCGAGGAGATGGCGGAGTTCCTCGCCGCGCTCGCGCGCTAG
- a CDS encoding sigma-54-dependent Fis family transcriptional regulator, producing the protein MTTLALLGWSDSFEMLWPELATASGATLQPYAPTADGLAAWAALPDAIHLLAAGGVEADAISALERVASPAHTAVVGSTSDHRLAVGAMRSGAQEYFALPGDLEALRSWVSDAARRIGEQRDGSAFASREGMKYAFDGILGDSPALRAALTRAARVIPHGNVTVLLQGETGTGKELFARAIHYNGPRAKKPFVDVNCTAIPDNLLESELFGHEAGAFTDARTAKPGLFELADGGTLFLDEIGHLPLALQGKLLRVLEERTLRRVGGTRTIPFDVRIIAATHVELKASVQRGEFREDLWYRLNVMPIELPPLRERPDDVLGLAQAFVTRFAHEYGMVPAPTIAPAAARALTDRAWPGNVRELRNVIERALLLSDGVRLEATDLAGDGATVAAGSSGGELPWPASLSMLARGAASAMMQRCGGNKSEAARRLGISRPRLQRLLDAQASGATDDELNEDY; encoded by the coding sequence GTGACGACGCTCGCACTCCTTGGCTGGTCGGACTCGTTCGAGATGCTGTGGCCGGAACTGGCCACGGCATCCGGTGCGACGCTCCAGCCGTATGCACCGACGGCGGACGGCCTCGCGGCCTGGGCGGCGCTGCCGGATGCCATCCACCTGCTCGCGGCGGGCGGCGTGGAAGCTGACGCGATCTCGGCGCTCGAACGCGTGGCCTCGCCTGCCCACACGGCGGTGGTGGGCTCGACGAGCGACCATCGGCTGGCCGTCGGCGCGATGCGCAGCGGTGCGCAGGAGTACTTCGCCCTGCCGGGTGACCTCGAGGCGCTGCGGAGCTGGGTGAGCGATGCCGCGCGCCGGATCGGCGAGCAGCGTGACGGCTCGGCCTTCGCCTCGCGCGAGGGGATGAAGTACGCGTTCGACGGCATCCTGGGCGACAGCCCGGCGCTGCGGGCGGCCCTCACCCGCGCGGCACGCGTGATCCCGCACGGGAACGTGACCGTGCTGCTGCAGGGCGAGACGGGCACGGGGAAGGAGCTGTTCGCGCGCGCCATCCACTACAACGGCCCGCGGGCGAAGAAGCCGTTCGTCGACGTGAACTGCACCGCCATCCCCGACAACCTGCTCGAGAGCGAGCTGTTCGGGCACGAGGCGGGGGCGTTCACCGATGCACGGACCGCGAAGCCGGGACTGTTCGAGCTGGCCGACGGCGGCACGCTCTTTCTCGACGAGATCGGGCACCTGCCGCTGGCGCTGCAGGGCAAGCTGCTGCGGGTGCTGGAGGAGCGCACACTGCGCCGGGTGGGCGGCACGCGCACCATCCCGTTCGACGTGCGCATCATCGCGGCCACGCACGTGGAGCTGAAGGCCTCGGTGCAGCGCGGCGAGTTTCGCGAGGACCTCTGGTATCGGCTGAACGTGATGCCGATCGAGCTGCCGCCGCTGCGGGAGCGACCGGACGACGTGCTGGGGCTGGCGCAGGCGTTCGTGACGCGGTTCGCGCACGAGTACGGGATGGTGCCGGCGCCCACGATCGCGCCGGCTGCGGCCCGGGCGCTGACTGACCGGGCGTGGCCCGGCAACGTGCGCGAGCTGCGCAACGTGATCGAGCGGGCGCTGTTGCTGTCGGATGGGGTGCGGCTGGAAGCGACGGACCTGGCGGGCGACGGCGCGACGGTCGCAGCCGGTTCGTCGGGAGGGGAGCTGCCGTGGCCGGCATCGTTGTCGATGCTCGCGCGCGGCGCGGCGAGTGCGATGATGCAGCGCTGTGGCGGGAATAAAAGCGAGGCAGCGCGCCGACTGGGCATCAGCCGTCCGCGATTGCAGCGGCTGCTGGACGCGCAGGCGTCCGGCGCCACCGACGACGAACTCAACGAGGACTACTGA
- a CDS encoding tetratricopeptide repeat protein gives MFGPAADPVLLTARAAAEAGAWGEVRAHLEPQAAASERDGARASLLAEACLRTGDPRTATRWLETAAPLLVLTGDRPGLRRVVNMQGAAAFALGTLEGAAERFGAALEMARADGDALLTARAINNLGAIDALRGDTDRAIAAYQLAIPVYHRMGQTLGLAESWHNLAISYRSQDQLHDADEAERRAIEYAGEAGSPGLAAMAQVGRAEVALRRGDFVFAHASASRAAGVFSTLPDFLLQADAIRVQAAASDRLHREADADAELARAYSLARTHAHRLQESQILQTHAEILLRRGAIAGARSRAHEALAGFEALGSTAAAREMRLFLARLA, from the coding sequence ATGTTCGGTCCTGCCGCCGATCCCGTGCTGCTCACCGCACGCGCCGCCGCCGAGGCGGGCGCGTGGGGCGAGGTGCGCGCACACCTCGAGCCGCAGGCGGCGGCGAGTGAGCGGGATGGCGCGCGGGCCAGTCTCCTCGCGGAGGCCTGCCTGCGCACGGGAGATCCGCGCACCGCCACGCGGTGGCTCGAGACGGCGGCGCCACTGCTCGTGCTCACCGGTGACCGTCCGGGACTGCGGCGGGTGGTGAACATGCAGGGGGCTGCGGCCTTCGCCCTCGGCACCCTCGAGGGCGCGGCCGAACGGTTCGGTGCGGCGCTTGAGATGGCGCGGGCCGATGGCGACGCCTTGCTGACTGCGCGCGCCATCAACAACCTCGGCGCCATCGATGCGCTGCGCGGTGACACGGATCGCGCCATCGCCGCCTACCAGCTGGCCATCCCGGTCTACCACCGCATGGGCCAGACGCTGGGCCTCGCCGAGAGCTGGCACAACCTGGCGATCTCGTACCGGTCGCAGGACCAGCTGCACGACGCCGACGAGGCGGAACGCCGCGCGATCGAGTACGCCGGCGAGGCGGGCAGCCCTGGCCTCGCCGCGATGGCCCAGGTGGGGCGCGCCGAGGTCGCGTTGCGACGCGGAGACTTCGTCTTCGCGCATGCGAGTGCGTCGCGGGCGGCCGGGGTCTTCAGCACGCTCCCCGATTTCCTCCTGCAGGCCGACGCGATCCGGGTGCAGGCCGCGGCGAGTGACCGCCTGCATCGCGAGGCCGATGCCGACGCCGAGCTGGCCCGGGCCTATTCGCTCGCGCGGACGCACGCGCACCGGCTGCAGGAATCGCAGATTCTCCAGACCCACGCCGAGATCCTGCTGCGCCGTGGTGCCATTGCCGGCGCGCGGAGCCGGGCGCACGAGGCGCTGGCGGGCTTCGAGGCACTCGGCAGCACCGCGGCCGCGCGCGAGATGCGCCTCTTCCTCGCCCGCCTGGCCTGA
- a CDS encoding sigma-54-dependent Fis family transcriptional regulator — protein MTSLVVVPWSTSFETLWPELAAASGVVLDVLHAPSPELLDALALRRDVIVVHAIGGVESTAIEALARHAMPANAVLVGAAGDHRVAVRALRRGAEDYFAMPGDVEALRSWIVDAVRRIEDTRAGSVFAAREGTKYTYDGILGSSAALRQALALAGRVIPHPNVTVLLTGETGTGKELFARAIHYNGPRKSQPFVEVNCTAIPDTLLESELFGHEAGAFTDARTAKPGLFELADGGTLFLDEIGHLPLALQGKLLRVLEERTSRRVGGTRSVAFDVRIIAATHVDLQRAVEQGAFREDLWYRLNVMTIELPPLRERLDDVVELAEAFVRRFAREYGIDPAPTLSPDALRVLTARPWPGNVREVRNVIERALLVSDGHRVEIADLSRPGAAPTATRGTCELDWPSPLGALVRSACADMVQRCAGNKSEAARRLGISRQRLQRLLEAGSDDETPNETPEEF, from the coding sequence GTGACATCGCTCGTCGTCGTTCCCTGGTCGACCTCCTTCGAGACGCTGTGGCCTGAACTGGCCGCAGCGTCTGGCGTGGTGCTCGACGTGCTGCACGCGCCCTCGCCGGAGCTGCTGGATGCACTGGCGTTGCGGCGGGACGTCATCGTCGTGCACGCCATCGGCGGGGTGGAGTCCACTGCGATCGAGGCGCTGGCGCGGCACGCGATGCCGGCGAACGCGGTGCTGGTCGGTGCGGCCGGCGATCACCGCGTGGCCGTGCGCGCCCTGCGCCGCGGTGCCGAGGACTACTTCGCGATGCCGGGCGACGTGGAGGCGTTGCGGAGCTGGATCGTGGATGCCGTCCGGCGGATCGAGGACACCCGGGCCGGGTCGGTGTTCGCCGCCCGGGAGGGCACGAAGTACACCTACGATGGCATCCTCGGGTCGAGCGCCGCGCTGCGCCAGGCGCTGGCGCTGGCGGGCCGCGTGATTCCGCACCCCAACGTGACCGTCCTCCTCACCGGCGAGACCGGGACGGGAAAGGAGCTCTTCGCCCGCGCCATCCACTACAACGGGCCGCGCAAGAGCCAGCCGTTCGTCGAGGTGAACTGCACCGCGATCCCCGACACGCTGCTGGAGAGTGAACTGTTCGGGCACGAGGCCGGCGCCTTCACGGATGCGCGCACGGCCAAGCCGGGGCTGTTCGAGCTGGCCGACGGTGGCACGTTGTTCCTCGACGAGATCGGCCACCTCCCGCTCGCCCTGCAGGGCAAGCTCCTGCGCGTGCTCGAGGAGCGCACGTCGCGCCGCGTCGGCGGCACCCGCAGCGTCGCTTTCGACGTGCGCATCATCGCGGCAACACACGTGGACCTGCAGCGCGCCGTGGAGCAGGGCGCCTTCCGCGAGGATCTCTGGTACCGTCTGAACGTGATGACGATCGAGCTGCCGCCGCTGCGGGAACGCCTGGACGACGTGGTGGAACTGGCGGAGGCCTTCGTGCGGCGCTTCGCGCGTGAGTACGGCATCGACCCGGCCCCGACGCTCTCCCCGGACGCGCTGCGGGTGCTGACCGCGCGGCCCTGGCCCGGCAACGTGCGCGAGGTCCGCAACGTGATCGAGCGCGCCCTGCTCGTCTCCGACGGGCATCGCGTGGAGATCGCGGATCTCTCCCGACCGGGCGCGGCGCCCACCGCCACGCGCGGCACCTGTGAGCTGGACTGGCCCTCACCGCTGGGCGCCCTCGTCCGGAGCGCCTGCGCCGACATGGTGCAGCGGTGCGCGGGCAACAAGAGCGAGGCGGCGCGCCGCCTCGGCATCAGCCGGCAGCGCCTGCAGCGGCTGCTGGAGGCAGGCAGTGACGACGAGACACCCAACGAAACCCCAGAGGAGTTCTGA
- a CDS encoding carbon-nitrogen hydrolase, producing the protein MPAPTTFSVGLIQMAVTGDRATTVAAAIEKIREAAGLGAQIISLQELFNAPYFCKSLKLEHFDIAEPIPGPTVEALQRVAQELGVALVVPVYEKQAAGIYKNSAAVVDADGSLLGTYRKMHIPHDPLFEEKYYFTPGDVAPDLRTDRHPGINGFRVWQTKFAKIGVLICWDQWYPEAARITSLLGAEVLFYPTAIGWHPAEKATFGDAQVDAWRTAQRAHAIANGVFVASANRVGLEPEPGTDGIEFFGHSFICDPIGRYLAQAGTDPAILVATCDRALIEDTRRNWPFLRDRRIDAYAPITNRWLGGA; encoded by the coding sequence ATGCCCGCTCCGACCACGTTCTCGGTTGGCCTCATCCAGATGGCCGTCACCGGCGACCGTGCCACCACCGTCGCCGCCGCGATCGAGAAGATCCGTGAGGCGGCTGGCCTCGGCGCCCAGATCATCTCCCTCCAGGAGCTCTTCAACGCGCCCTACTTCTGCAAGTCGCTGAAACTGGAGCACTTCGACATCGCCGAGCCGATTCCCGGCCCGACCGTCGAGGCACTGCAGCGCGTGGCGCAGGAGCTCGGCGTGGCCCTGGTGGTCCCGGTCTACGAGAAGCAGGCCGCCGGCATCTACAAGAACTCCGCCGCCGTGGTCGACGCCGACGGCTCGCTGCTCGGCACGTACCGCAAGATGCACATCCCGCACGACCCGCTCTTCGAGGAGAAGTACTACTTCACGCCCGGTGACGTGGCCCCCGACCTCCGCACCGACCGGCACCCGGGCATCAACGGCTTCCGCGTCTGGCAGACGAAGTTCGCGAAGATCGGGGTGCTGATCTGCTGGGATCAGTGGTACCCGGAAGCCGCGCGCATCACGTCGCTGCTCGGCGCCGAGGTGCTTTTCTATCCCACCGCCATCGGCTGGCACCCCGCCGAGAAGGCCACCTTCGGCGACGCACAGGTGGATGCATGGCGCACCGCGCAGCGTGCGCACGCGATCGCCAACGGTGTCTTCGTGGCGTCGGCCAACCGCGTCGGCCTCGAGCCGGAACCGGGCACGGATGGCATCGAGTTCTTCGGCCACTCGTTCATCTGCGACCCCATCGGACGCTACCTCGCACAGGCGGGCACCGACCCCGCGATCCTCGTCGCCACCTGCGACCGCGCGCTGATCGAGGACACGCGGCGCAACTGGCCGTTTCTGCGCGACCGCCGCATCGACGCCTATGCGCCCATCACGAACCGGTGGCTCGGTGGCGCCTGA